Proteins encoded by one window of Panicum virgatum strain AP13 chromosome 7N, P.virgatum_v5, whole genome shotgun sequence:
- the LOC120681237 gene encoding uncharacterized protein LOC120681237 yields MDAAVSNPSSIKRIALVTGGNKGVGLETCRQLATKGLKVVLTARNEARGLEAVEAIRRSSGAAAEVFFHQLDVTDPSSAARLADFVRGQFGRLDILINNAGISGVDRDPILVAKVKDQVEGMDVNQRVEWMRENSKETYEEAKQCMRTNYYGAKIVTEALLPLLQLSSSGRIVNVSSGFGLLRNFNSEELRKEFDDIDNLTEKRLEELLDLFLEDFKANLLEAHGWPAGGSSAYKVAKAVFQKRGAEAGAERRWQPHRGEAGRAAGHVPDRLVAKAALNAYSRILAAKQTALRVNCVHPGYIKTDMTIHSGLLTPEEGGRRVVEVALLPEGGVTGAFFEDGEEASFSGPRSVPSRQPDRSDSYPVGRSRRSWNTLMEGTISNPLGTRIAVVTGGNKGIGLEVCRQLAASGVTVVLTARDETRGADAVEKLREQGVVGVIFHQLEVTDASSIARLAEFLKTRFGRLDILVNNAAVGGIEPVDDPSFGPKPVGEQFDGMDWHQRIGWMYKNSRPTYSTAKEGLQTNYYGTKHITEALLPLLQSSSDGRVVNVSSGFGLLRYFRSEELKQELNDAGNLTEERLDELLDTFLKDFEAGAPALEARGWPDEFASYKVAKAAVNAYSRIMARRHPELRVNCAHPGYVRTDMTRNSGLLTPEEGASNVVKVALLPSGGPTGVFFAMGKEASFL; encoded by the exons ATGGACGCGGCCGTCTCGAATCCGTCGTCGATCAAGAG GATCGCGCTGGTCACCGGGGGGAACAAGGGGGTCGGCCTGGAGACGTGCCGGCAGCTGGCGACCAAGGGGCTCAAGGTCGTCCTGACGGCGAGGAACGAGGCGAGGGGGCTGGAGGCAGTCGAGGCCATCAGGCGctccagcggcgccgccgccgaggtttTCTTCCACCAGCTGGACGTCACCGAcccctccagcgccgcccggcTGGCGGATTTCGTCAGGGGCCAGTTCGGGAGGCTTGACATCCTG ATCAATAATGCTGGGATTTCAGGTGTAGACCGAGATCCAATTTTGGTTGCCAAAGTCAAGGATCAG GTTGAAGGCATGGATGTGAACCAGAGAGTTGAATGGATGAGAGAAAATTCAAAAGAGACATACGAGGAAGCTAAACAATGTATGAGGACGAACTACTATGGTGCCAAGATTGTCACGGAGGCACTACTTCCCCTTCTTCAGTTATCCTCCTCCGGAAGAATTGTCAATGTTTCATCAGGCTTTGGGCTGCTGAGA AACTTCAACAGTGAAGAACTTAGGAAGGAGTTTGATGACATTGACAATCTCACTGAAAAGAGACTGGAGGAACTGTTGGATTTGTTCCTAGAAGATTTCAAGGCCAACTTATTAGAGGCACATGGGTGGCCAGCAGGTGGATCTTCAGCCTACAAAGTTGCCAAAGCAGTTTTTCAGAAACGAGGAGCTGAAGCAGGAGCTGAACGACGTTGGCAGCCTCACCGAGGAGAGGCTGGACGAGCTGCTGGACATGTTCCTGACCGACTT gtggccaaggcggccctgAACGCGTACTCGAGGATCCTGGCGGCGAAGCAAACCGCGCTGCGCGTCAACTGCGTGCACCCCGGCTACATCAAGACCGACATGACCATACACTCGGGGCTCCTGACGCCCGAGGAAGGCGGGCGCAgggtggtggaggtggcgcTGCTGCCGGAAGGCGGGGTCACCGGCGCCTTCTTCGAAGACGGCGAGGAGGCGTCGTTC TCTGGACCCAGAAGTGTGCCGAGCAGACAACCAGATCGAAGCGACTCCTATCCTGTTGGTCGATCGAGGAGATCGTGGAACACGCTCATGGAGGGCACAATCTCCAATCCGCTGGGCACAAG GATTGCCGTGGTCACCGGCGGGAACAAGGGGATCGGGCTCGAGGTGTGCCGGCAGCTGGCCGCCAGCGGCGTCACCGTCGTTTTGACGGCCCGGGACGAGACGAGGGGCGCGGACGCCGTGGAGAAGCTCCGAGAGCAGGGGGTCGTCGGCGTCATCTTCCATCAGCTCGAGGTCACCGATGCTTCGAGCATCGCTCGGCTGGCGGAGTTCCTCAAGACCCGTTTCGGGAGGCTAGACATCCTG GTCAACAACGCTGCCGTTGGCGGGATCGAGCCTGTAGACGATCCGTCTTTTGGTCCAAAACCCGTGGGCGAACAG TTCGATGGCATGGATTGGCACCAGAGAATTGGATGGATGTATAAAAACAGCCGGCCGACCTACAGCACGGCGAAGGAGGGCCTGCAGACCAACTACTACGGCACAAAGCACATCACCGAGGCTCTTCTGCCCCTCCTGCAATCCTCCTCCGACGGCAGGGTTGTAAACGTGAGCTCCGGCTTTGGTTTGCTAAGA TACTTCAGGAGCGAGGAGCTGAAGCAGGAGCTGAACGACGCCGGCAACCTCACCGAGGAGAGGCTGGACGAGCTGCTGGACACGTTCCTCAAGGACTTCGAGGCTGGGGCGCCCGCACTGGAGGCTCGCGGGTGGCCGGACGAGTTCGCGTCGTAcaaggtggccaaggcggccgtGAACGCCTACTCGAGGATCATGGCGAGGAGGCACCCGGAGCTGCGCGTCAACTGCGCGCACCCCGGCTACGTCAGGACCGACATGACCAGGAACTCGGGGCTCCTGACGCCCGAGGAGGGGGCGAGCAATGTCGTGAAGGTGGCACTGCTCCCCTCCGGTGGGCCGACCGGCGTGTTCTTCGCGATGGGGAAGGAGGCGTCGTTCCTCTGA